From Nitrospiria bacterium, a single genomic window includes:
- a CDS encoding thiol-disulfide oxidoreductase DCC family protein gives MTNENFLTPLILFDGVCNLCTGTTIFLIKRDKQKHFKLALMQSPLGQKLLADFGLPQKDFTTFVLVTHEGHFTKSTAVLKIIKEMPGGWSLLYSFIIIPKPIRDWVYEFVAKNRFRFFGRRQTCLVPTEDIKDRFLDG, from the coding sequence ATGACCAATGAAAATTTTCTAACTCCCTTGATTCTTTTTGATGGTGTTTGTAATCTGTGCACCGGGACCACAATCTTTTTAATCAAGAGAGACAAACAAAAACATTTTAAATTGGCTTTGATGCAGTCCCCATTGGGTCAAAAACTTTTAGCGGATTTTGGCCTTCCCCAAAAAGATTTTACCACTTTTGTTTTGGTCACCCATGAAGGCCATTTCACAAAATCCACCGCCGTCTTAAAGATTATAAAAGAGATGCCAGGTGGGTGGTCCTTATTGTATTCTTTTATTATAATCCCCAAACCGATTCGCGACTGGGTCTATGAATTTGTGGCAAAAAACCGTTTCCGTTTTTTTGGTCGGAGACAAACCTGTTTAGTTCCCACTGAGGATATAAAAGATCGGTTTCTCGATGGTTAA
- a CDS encoding TPM domain-containing protein codes for MVNFSFEQLKPFILLSFLLFITLGCTQTPQPENPIPFVQDHAGILTGENKKRLASYYQKLLEEWDIHLQVTTLAESPSDINEASIYLFKDYALGSETRGAKGLLLVIDPKGHEVRMEVGYELEPIFPDGFVGAIERSQMVPFFQAGRVGEGIEATVELLVGRAMGDIRQSDYIPEKENPNVKGFSGGAGARTSVQIGEGLQEVKPVRDPSQFGPQSGPAMVLEKYMEVLKIKIKDPNLKLYTPDTRNFFKNQLVTDGQQKNELFRLKEVWPRKKIYTQGSFSVIRFSSEGGESPPYFFRDSPEGWMLDFDSMAGLIGFDFKNQWFFRNLEHEYMFAFQDITFEKTNLTSPEKPQ; via the coding sequence ATGGTTAATTTCAGTTTTGAACAACTTAAACCGTTTATACTTTTATCGTTCTTACTATTTATAACCCTCGGCTGTACCCAAACCCCACAACCCGAAAACCCCATTCCCTTTGTTCAGGATCACGCGGGAATCTTAACGGGGGAGAATAAAAAACGTTTAGCCAGTTACTATCAAAAACTTCTAGAAGAATGGGATATCCACCTTCAGGTGACCACACTTGCAGAGAGTCCTTCTGATATTAATGAGGCTTCCATTTACTTATTTAAAGATTATGCATTGGGAAGCGAAACCCGAGGGGCCAAAGGGTTATTACTGGTGATTGATCCCAAAGGCCATGAGGTCCGGATGGAGGTGGGATATGAACTTGAACCTATTTTCCCGGATGGGTTTGTAGGAGCCATTGAAAGGTCTCAGATGGTTCCTTTTTTTCAAGCGGGGAGGGTGGGAGAAGGGATTGAAGCCACCGTTGAGCTTTTGGTGGGAAGGGCAATGGGTGACATTCGGCAGTCGGACTATATTCCCGAGAAGGAGAATCCGAATGTAAAAGGGTTTTCTGGTGGGGCAGGAGCAAGAACTTCCGTGCAAATAGGGGAGGGATTGCAGGAAGTTAAACCTGTTCGTGACCCCTCTCAATTTGGTCCTCAATCTGGGCCGGCTATGGTTTTGGAAAAGTATATGGAAGTGCTGAAAATAAAAATTAAAGATCCCAATTTGAAATTGTATACACCCGACACCAGGAACTTTTTTAAAAATCAGTTGGTAACGGATGGGCAACAGAAAAATGAACTGTTCCGATTAAAAGAGGTTTGGCCACGAAAAAAAATCTACACCCAGGGGTCGTTTTCAGTAATTCGATTTTCAAGCGAAGGGGGCGAGAGTCCCCCTTATTTTTTCAGGGACAGTCCAGAGGGATGGATGTTGGATTTTGACTCAATGGCGGGATTAATTGGTTTTGATTTTAAAAACCAGTGGTTTTTTAGAAATCTCGAGCATGAATATATGTTTGCATTTCAGGATATTACTTTTGAAAAAACCAATCTAACGTCTCCGGAAAAGCCTCAATAA